GAaggcgacgacgacggcgagaGGGAAGACGTCGCGGATCCTAGCGGCGACGAGAACCATCCCAGCATCCGGATAGAAGACGAGGACACGCAACAACCGCATGCCCTTTCCCTCGTTCGGATGGACGAGAGCTCGTCCACTCGTTCGATCCCCGTCGCGGCCGGTTCCGCCTGTTCCCCAGCGTCCAACAAAGATTCCGATCGGACGTTCTTCTCGCGAGCGGAACGAACTCGGTGCGCTTCCATCGTCGCGCATCCTTCGCAACGGATATCGCAGATCTCGTCGCAGGCCAACGCGCCGGGCAACGACGAGTCCGCGCGAACGGGGATTATCAGCGGCGAGGGATTCTCGCCGCGACGAACGCGTTCGGACCCGCCGGCGCAGTTCGGTCTCTTAGAATCGaccaagaaaaggaaaaagccGAAAAAGTAATTCTCGATTTCCCATCGTTTTCCACCCTCCCGAAGAAAACCGATCGACTCACGAATGTTTTCTCCGTGGTTGTTACAGAGGCAGCTTGTCGGCGAAATTGCAATCGATGATCAGCAGGCAGGGATCGTTCCTGCGCATATGGAGGCACCACTTTAAGCAGACGACCAAAGACAAGCACGCTCTACCGTACGTTACCGTTCACGCCCGAAAATGCGTGTTCAGCTTCGGCAGACAGTTCCTGGAGGGAATCGCGACCGAGGATCCGTTCAACCTACTGCCCTCCCTGGGTGATACTCCTTTCCCCAGACTCGTCAACGTCATGACGATTCCCGAAATCGTCGGCAAGATCGATTCAAGATTTCCGTGCACCGTGCAAATTTTCCCTCCGTGGGACATCTTGGACGAGAAGGAGTTGACCTTGAACGTGACGTACATCAAAGTCGAAAAACACGACGAAACGACACGCGACGAACAAAACGAGACAGGGAAAACGCGCGTCGAACGATCGATCGTTAAAGAGTTCGATTGCCTCTGTATTCGTACCGGCACAATGAATCCTACCTGTAGCGATCGCCTCGACAAACCCGACGTTATAGCAAAACTATTCGACGTCGACGAATAGTACCGCGCTAGGTTACCTTCTTACGAGCGACGATCTAGTCGCGGTCGTATTAACTTTAGTAGTTACATGATTTAACGAGGTCTTGAATTTCGTAGTTTCTCTGATCTCATCAacgtaaattgtttaatatataaataatatatatatatatacgtaaatATATAGAGAGATAtgtagtatataaatattataatattgttattgttCTCAtggaaatattctaataaatttgttaacaaGCGATCGAATGTCTTGTACAGTATTGTTTGTAAACTTTGAAATCGTACAATTCACGTATATGCAGtgtaattgtttaattgttcgaaagtacaagaaaaaaagagagcTGTTCTTTGACTTGTGGCGCCATCCGTGACGAAACGCCGAAACTGCCGAAGAAATTACCGACAGCTGAAAAAACTACCTCGCCATGCTAGCGCACTCTACCGGAAGGAAGCGGTAGCCTGGTAAGATCGCAACGTAAAATGATTGTACCTTCGGAGGATAATGAATCGCTTCGTCAGCAACTACGATTATTAATTCACCCGTTGAAAACGAAACGCATCGTTTtacattaatgtaatatataaacatCTATTTATGAGTTTATAATGCAATATTCGAATCTGCTGTATCTACAGTTAGAACAGAAACTATTCGTTTGGTTGTCATCGTTATAGATGGCGGGTGATTCATCATCCGATAGGTGACATTAAACGTTGAATGTTGTACATCGAACAATTTCGTTAATTGGTACGAGCGCAGTTTGTTATTCTTATGTGAgtttaacaattatattttatctcTACGATTTAAAGAAACCCGTGACAGATGAAAACTGTGTACGATCATTGCATCGGGATCGAGACTGTGCGTTGCTTTTGCGTgtcatttctattattatttacattttgattTGTACTTTCAACAGTCGAATAACACGTAGCACGCTCAACTCTGTGATTTTTATCGAATCTACTCCAAGTTCTACGCTATGGtgttttgtaaacaattttcctaATGTTTATGACTTTCGTGTCCGCGATCCTAACCTCCAACGTTTGACGTTTAACGCGCTTGATGTTGCTGTAGGATACTGGGCAGGACACAATAATGTCGGTAGCACAAGATCGGCCCGAACTTTACGAAGAGGTGAAACTCTACAAGAATgccagagaaagagaaaagcaCGACAATCAAGCAGATTTGTACGCCGTCGTTAATACTCTGCAACATCTGGAGAAGGCTTACATCAGGGACTGTGTCACGCCGAAAGAATACACTGCTGCTTGCAGCAAACTGTTGGTGCAATACAGAGCCGCTTTTAAACAGGTAGTTCATTTTGTAAGATACGCGTTAAGGAACTCTCCAAGTTTTTGGATCATCTTAGATTTCGTTTCAGGTGCAGAGCGATCAGTTTCCTACGATAGATGCTTTTGCCAGGGCGTTTAGACTGGATTGTCCGGCTGCTCTGGAAAGAATCAAGGAAGACAGACCCATCACGATAAAAGACGATAAAGGAAATACTTCTAAATGTATCGCGGACATTGTATCCCTGTTTATAACATTGATGGACAAATTAAGATTAGAAATCAAAGCCATGGATCAGCTGCATCCGGATTTGAGAGATTTGATGGACACTATGAATCGTTTGAGCATATTACCGAGCGATTTCGACGGGAAAGAAAAAGTTGCAGAATGGTTACAAACATTGAATAACATG
This genomic window from Nomia melanderi isolate GNS246 chromosome 9, iyNomMela1, whole genome shotgun sequence contains:
- the Vps28 gene encoding vacuolar protein sorting 28 isoform X1, translated to MSVAQDRPELYEEVKLYKNAREREKHDNQADLYAVVNTLQHLEKAYIRDCVTPKEYTAACSKLLVQYRAAFKQVQSDQFPTIDAFARAFRLDCPAALERIKEDRPITIKDDKGNTSKCIADIVSLFITLMDKLRLEIKAMDQLHPDLRDLMDTMNRLSILPSDFDGKEKVAEWLQTLNNMSASDELSDTQVRQLIFDLETSYNAFNKVLHNS
- the Vps28 gene encoding vacuolar protein sorting 28 isoform X2; amino-acid sequence: MNESGTWVQASEDGSYEQRKPSHVRRLNFGQSILTLHVVKQFQGQKDGALSLDRDVTTIPCTSKGEFVRKWIETHRDLARFDSDESASTSPVLASRPSKRQVRSPVSCDRRKRAKRKDEREGSRERKQTAAGQQQQQQLRPLEKNAADRLSRDQRKENVRRNLFRSESTADRFVESSAAVSPVLGGRQAFREPNGKRVDGETSERKPLRRIENENRENPCTADTSPVICGNSSHYRFKRTRPDKSIRGNLFRGQKRRVLASELGDGSREDASKLLRRSTEEKKNTDISEDSPGSELSVSEKRLDIEESPEDARHAEGIEIEIESVREGDDDGEREDVADPSGDENHPSIRIEDEDTQQPHALSLVRMDESSSTRSIPVAAGSACSPASNKDSDRTFFSRAERTRCASIVAHPSQRISQISSQANAPGNDESARTGIISGEGFSPRRTRSDPPAQFGLLESTKKRKKPKKGSLSAKLQSMISRQGSFLRIWRHHFKQTTKDKHALPYVTVHARKCVFSFGRQFLEGIATEDPFNLLPSLGDTPFPRLVNVMTIPEIVGTIMSVAQDRPELYEEVKLYKNAREREKHDNQADLYAVVNTLQHLEKAYIRDCVTPKEYTAACSKLLVQYRAAFKQVQSDQFPTIDAFARAFRLDCPAALERIKEDRPITIKDDKGNTSKCIADIVSLFITLMDKLRLEIKAMDQLHPDLRDLMDTMNRLSILPSDFDGKEKVAEWLQTLNNMSASDELSDTQVRQLIFDLETSYNAFNKVLHNS